Proteins encoded together in one Vigna angularis cultivar LongXiaoDou No.4 chromosome 5, ASM1680809v1, whole genome shotgun sequence window:
- the LOC108323445 gene encoding protein SODIUM POTASSIUM ROOT DEFECTIVE 3 isoform X2, whose translation MQAKKLTTRKITMKGIDLLCSPSASTAVTSSMHHRSTARGRTKSYDHDGRKSQLCVPCSSQLPLTPKPQSEKHRKSSADKGNSDTRRKSSVDVNDLYTHASAERSSRRYLLADAPFIEWVSESNKFTQMVPSQHDVEDRPMVIKRNHAPTLRSSSSARSKDQVVVLRVSLHCKACEGKVRKHISKMEGVTSFSIEMETKKVTIIGDVTPMGVLASVSKPKSKHTAA comes from the exons ATGCAAGCAAAGAAATTAACTACTAGGAAAATAACCATGAAAGGAATTGATTTGTTATGTTCTCCCTCAGCTTCCACAGCTGTTACTTCTAGCATGCACCATCGTTCTACGGCGCGTGGAAGAACAAAAAGCTACGACCATGATGGAAGGAAAAGCCAACTCTGTGTACCTTGTTCATCCCAATTGCCCTTAACTCCTAAGCCTCAGTCGGAGAAGCACAGAAAGAGCTCGGCTGATAAGGGTAACAGTGACACGCGTAGAAAAAGTTCTGTTGATGTTAATGACCTATATACTCATGCCAGTGCTGAGCGTTCATCCAGAAGATATCTCCTTGCTGACGCGCCATTCATTGAGTGGGTATCAGAGTCTAATAAATTCACACAAATGGTTCCTTCTCAACATGATGTCGAAGACAGGCCCATGGTTATCAAAAGAAACCATGCTCCTACTCTTCGCTCCTCTTCTTCAGCTCGCTCCAAGGACcag GTCGTGGTTTTGAGGGTGTCGTTGCATTGCAAGGCCTGCGAAGGAAAAGTTagaaaacatatttcaaaaatggAAG GAGTGACATCATTCAGCATAGAAATGGAGACAAAGAAAGTGACGATAATCGGAGACGTGACACCAATGGGGGTACTGGCGAGTGTATCCAAG CCTAAATCAAAACACACAGCTGCTTAG
- the LOC108323445 gene encoding protein SODIUM POTASSIUM ROOT DEFECTIVE 3 isoform X1: MQAKKLTTRKITMKGIDLLCSPSASTAVTSSMHHRSTARGRTKSYDHDGRKSQLCVPCSSQLPLTPKPQSEKHRKSSADKGNSDTRRKSSVDVNDLYTHASAERSSRRYLLADAPFIEWVSESNKFTQMVPSQHDVEDRPMVIKRNHAPTLRSSSSARSKDQVVVLRVSLHCKACEGKVRKHISKMEGVTSFSIEMETKKVTIIGDVTPMGVLASVSKVKNAQLWPSL; this comes from the exons ATGCAAGCAAAGAAATTAACTACTAGGAAAATAACCATGAAAGGAATTGATTTGTTATGTTCTCCCTCAGCTTCCACAGCTGTTACTTCTAGCATGCACCATCGTTCTACGGCGCGTGGAAGAACAAAAAGCTACGACCATGATGGAAGGAAAAGCCAACTCTGTGTACCTTGTTCATCCCAATTGCCCTTAACTCCTAAGCCTCAGTCGGAGAAGCACAGAAAGAGCTCGGCTGATAAGGGTAACAGTGACACGCGTAGAAAAAGTTCTGTTGATGTTAATGACCTATATACTCATGCCAGTGCTGAGCGTTCATCCAGAAGATATCTCCTTGCTGACGCGCCATTCATTGAGTGGGTATCAGAGTCTAATAAATTCACACAAATGGTTCCTTCTCAACATGATGTCGAAGACAGGCCCATGGTTATCAAAAGAAACCATGCTCCTACTCTTCGCTCCTCTTCTTCAGCTCGCTCCAAGGACcag GTCGTGGTTTTGAGGGTGTCGTTGCATTGCAAGGCCTGCGAAGGAAAAGTTagaaaacatatttcaaaaatggAAG GAGTGACATCATTCAGCATAGAAATGGAGACAAAGAAAGTGACGATAATCGGAGACGTGACACCAATGGGGGTACTGGCGAGTGTATCCAAGGTGAAGAATGCACAACTTTGGCCATCTCTCTAG